The window AAGGAGTCTACTTCCTGTTCTCCCTCCCTTTCAGATTCAAACTCTGAGCAGAACCATGTGCACATCACAAAAATCTGACGTTTTGTACAAATTCACAAGCCCCATTTTGTAACGATATACATTGTGATGTGTCTTTGCCGTCTCTAGCTCAAACTCACCTGGGCGGTGAAGTTCTCAGCTGCCATGGGGGGGTCGTTCTTGCTGTCGCCAGCCACGTTTCCACGGCGGATCTCCTTGACGGACACGTTCTTGATGTTGAAGCCGACGTTGTCACCGGGGAGAGCTTCAGACAGAGACTCGTGGTGCATCTCCACAGACTTCACCTCAGTGGTCAGGTTGGGGGGAGCAAAGGTGACGACCATACCGGGCTTCAGGATACCGGTCTCAACACGGCCGACGGGGACAGTTCCGATacctgagagagaagaggagccaATATGTTTCTCGAACACTCTTCAGTTCACTTCAAAATGGAAGAACTTGTATATTCGGAGAAGCTATGATGGACTGAGTGtgaactgtgttttttcttaaataCAGACCTTACAGACAGGTCGCTGGGCTCGACAGGCATTCTTTTCTGCATCAACCTTTTGAATTTGATAATTTCTGATATTACAGTGTGTGAAATGTTATAGAGTCCTGCTACAAACAACAGTAACAGAGTTGCATCAGTGCCATACATGTCAGGCGTAGGCACATGTGTTTCTGGAAcattcagtttgtctgtctgacgTCACTGAAAAGCAGTCTGGCTCTACCCCCACAATGTGTCGTTATGCATCTAGTGGAGGCTGAGTTAATGTCACTCAAGCGTCTCCTATTTCACTATGAGCTGCTCGCTGCTACTGTTGTACATCCAACTTTCGGGACTTCAGGTGAGCAACTTGACGCTGTGCGTCTTTCTTTGGTGTTGGCATTTTGTGACTGAGGTTTGGTccagtttttttattatttggctGTTTTCGTCTCCACTGACTGCTTTCTAgccatgcattttttttgtaatatgtTACCCAACCACTTCACAGACACTGAATATGTGACATTGTGGGCTTCATCTGTTAAAATGACAGCTTTTTGTCGTTCAGacatcactttctttttctttacttttatgtTCCTTGTGGCTTCATTCAGACATGTGGGACCTCAGTGTTCGCATGATGTTAGCTCACTTTGGTAAGCGGGAGCAGCGGCTCGACCAGAGGGCTGCAGTGAGCTGGAAAGGAATGATCTGAAGGGAGAGGAGTGTTTTCTCTTGTCACAGGCTGcatctgcactgttttttttttaaaaaagttttatcCTCAAATTCCTGATCATCCCGGAGGCTCAACCTGCATTTTACAGTAAGACTACTGATAAAATAGAGAATATGACTGCCTATTTTGTAGTGCACAATCGGGTTGGACAGTAATATGTTATCTCTGGGTATTttctataatatatatataataaacgCCTCAAGAGAGTTTGTTCAGCACCTCTGTCTGTGAGCTCTGAAAGTGACAGCAggacttttttaaaacaatataatatctcaaaaaaaaactttaactATTAAGGGTGGATCATAATTGCGCGTCACCTCACAGCCGCTCCTCAGAAGGGAGAATTAGAAAACAAACCGACGGCGAGCGCAAACGAGTTGGTAAAAAAATGTAACTGCGGCAGTTTGGCAGCATTTCAGAAGGACACAAACATTCCTTCTGCGGTGAGAAATCTACCTCCAGCCGCCCTCCGCCGACGACGACGACCGTGGCACGGAAGTACCTGCGCGCGTGTGTCACGTGCTCACCAGCAAGCGGGGGTCGTTCAGCACCGCCAGCGATGTCCGTTAAGTGTCCTTCTCAAGCCGGAACAACTAAATATACTTGTTTTTCTGGTGAAAGAAATAGAGTTGGCTTGAAGAATAGAACCAGCGTTCATTGGGcgtttttgttatttattgttatttcgTTATTATCTGACAAGCCCACTGGATGCTAGAGGCTGTGCTcttgatttaatttatttgtacTGGATTGTCCGTTTAGTTGACAGACACCTGAGAATTGATGTAATGTCGGTGTACTATTCTTTATTCACCCCTGCCTACCCGCTGTATTTGCGCTCAAGTTTtacaaatattaataataacaataatagttACAGACATTATAGCACCTTTCAAACAAGAAATTAGCTCAAAATGCATTAGAAATTAAATATACCGAGTGCcttacataaaaacagacatagcgcaaacataaaatcatgtttGAAATGGTAACGTAACATAAGGTAGAAAAGCTGAGATGCACCTCCACCTTGTGGCAGGAAACGGTATAACAACGACTGGCAGCTCCCTCAAAATTTCTCCAGTGGGATTTCTGATCAGCTGGTAAAACTGTATAACTTTGAAGACATCAAAAATTGGATACCGCCCAAGCCaaaaagcacagacagacaagacgTTAAGTCAGGACTTGGTGTTAACCTCTACAGCATTTTCTCACATGCTCTATTTAAGCATTTGGCTGGATGTTAATGAACCAGAGACTGCTGACTGGTTGATTGTGGTGACTGTGCAATTTTCTACCACTTTTTCCGCAAACTGCGAGGGTAAGAAAACGTGTTTATATAGACTGACATCTGACATGACCTTGACTTTTACATAAAGCAGACTTTGGCACTTATTCAGACATGAGACCAACGTGTTAAAATGCCATCACGTTTTCTGAATGTAAGAGTGGACGTCTGAACGGGGCTTCACAGTGCAGATGCAGGtagtctctctttttctgtttgtgacaCACGATGGTAGACTAGTAAAATATCAGTGTCCAGTGACATTGTGTGCTTCCTGTTCCTTTCAGTGAAGTGTTATGAGGACTCGTGACCTGACACTCCTTACCGCCAATCTTGTAGACGTCCTGTAGGGGCAGACGCAGGGGCTTGTCGGTGGGGCGGCTGGGGGGCATGATGGAGTCCAGAGCCTCCAGCAGTGTGACACCGGTGGCACCGCCCTCCTTGCGCTCGATCTTCCAGCCCTTGAACCAGCTCATCTGGAAATGGAGAATGTAGATACATACATAGAAAGGgcaggaaaaagaggaaaacgtAACGGGGtaagaaaaagaacaatgttgAGTTCTAGAGGattatttaatgtgaaaatgaaagaaatccaAATTATGCAAATCTGAGTCACTGTCACAGATTCTACCACTAGGCCCATACAACAGCAACTGCTGTATGCTGACTTGAGCTTGGCATGTAATTAGTGGCTCACCTTGTCACTGGCTTCCAGCATGTTGTCTCCATGCCACCCAGAGATGGGAACAAAGGCAACAGTGGCAGGGTTGTAGCCGATCTTCTTGATGTAGGTGCTCACTTCCTTGGTGATCTCCTCAAAGCGCTTCTGGCTGTAAGGGGGCTCGGTGGAGTCCATCTTGTTGACTCCAACAATGAGCTGCTTCACACCCAGAGTGTAGGCCAGCAGGGCGTGCTCACGGGTCTGGCCGTTCTTGGAGATACCAGCCTCGAACtcaccaacaccagcagcaacGATCAGCACAGCGCAGTCAGCCTAAACGGGAAGAATTTTACAATACGTACATGTGTTTTATACACAACATAAAGTGATGAGTCAGTGCTAGCAGATTAAAAGGTGTGTCTTTACCTGAGAGGTACCAGTGATCATGTTCTTGATGAAGTCCCTGTGTCCAGGGGCGTCAATGATGGTCACGTAGTACTTGCTGGTCTCAAACTTCCACAGTGCGATGTCAATGGTGATACCACGCTCACGCTCGGCCTTCAGTTTGTCCAGCACCCAGGCGTACTTGAAGGAGCCCTTGCCCATCTGTGGTGGTCAAGGCGGCACAATTCAAGCAGGtcataaaaagggaaaaaattaGGAATTTGACAAAAAAGTTTAACTGAAGagattttgaaaataaaatcatgcCCCTTCattgtggaaaaacagcaaacttcTTCTTACAAATGTCTTATGGAAATTATTTCTCAGTTACCCTGAGAAAAGTTTCTGTTAATTCGAATTGGATTTGCAATGATATAAGACAAATTTAATGAAGGTGGTGAGATCTATCTGCATGTTAACTCCAGAAATACCAGGTGTCACCCACCACCTTGTACCCTATCATCAAAGAACAGTTTCTAAATCGGTGCTCACTGCAAATACCACAGTTACATCACACTGACTAGCAGTGCCTGTCTGTCAATCAGGTTTCTCATTCAAGGCTCAGTGGGAGCGCAAATACTCCTTTAGGCTGACTTTCAGTACAGTAAACACGTCAATATTTTCAATTTAGATACCTTACTTTGGagaaacaaaatatattcagccctgtttttcatttaacaaaatatgCCAGATTACTAAATGCATTAGTGTTAAATAAAGGTATTTGCCTGAATAAAATATAACGTAAAGTTAGAAAAGGATTTAGACAAAGAAAAATCTAATCAATTACGGTTTTCTGTATGAATTAGAATGGTAAGGACAATTTTTGTACAGTAGGTGGCAGTGTTTACCCAGTAATATCAATGACCAGTGTCAGCCACCACACCCGTTTCCCCTCACTTCTGAGGCCGACTCCCTGTATCTGCTGTCACAGCCTGTTTCGTGTGTCCTGtgtatcctttttttttctttaattgaaaactgcattaaatgCGTCCGGTGTCTACAAAACTAACCTCAGCGGCTTCCTTCTCAAACTTCTCGATTGTTCTCTTGTCGATTCCTCCACACTTGTAGATCAGGTGGCCGGTGGTGGTGGACTTGCCGGAGTCGACATGGCCAATGACCACGATGTTGATGTGGGTCTTTTCCTTTCCCATTTCGATTTACTAGTTATAAACAACATGGGGAGGTTAAGTTGACGTTATAAATATCTCAGGCTTAAATTTGTCTAATCTCTGTGGAATAACCATTGAGGATTCGGCTGTTGTTTAAATTAGTTGCTAACGTTAGGGAGCTGTCAGCTGTTGAGTATATCAAACTATAAGTACTTAGTAATAAGTAGTGGTTATGGGTACTTAAAATTAGACATTTCAGGTTAAACTTGTCTCTAAAATGC of the Chelmon rostratus isolate fCheRos1 chromosome 16, fCheRos1.pri, whole genome shotgun sequence genome contains:
- the LOC121619386 gene encoding elongation factor 1-alpha, producing the protein MGKEKTHINIVVIGHVDSGKSTTTGHLIYKCGGIDKRTIEKFEKEAAEMGKGSFKYAWVLDKLKAERERGITIDIALWKFETSKYYVTIIDAPGHRDFIKNMITGTSQADCAVLIVAAGVGEFEAGISKNGQTREHALLAYTLGVKQLIVGVNKMDSTEPPYSQKRFEEITKEVSTYIKKIGYNPATVAFVPISGWHGDNMLEASDKMSWFKGWKIERKEGGATGVTLLEALDSIMPPSRPTDKPLRLPLQDVYKIGGIGTVPVGRVETGILKPGMVVTFAPPNLTTEVKSVEMHHESLSEALPGDNVGFNIKNVSVKEIRRGNVAGDSKNDPPMAAENFTAQVIILNHPGQISQGYAPVLDCHTAHIACKFSELKEKIDRRSGKKLEDNPKALKSGDAAIITMLPGKPMCVESFSQYPPLGRFAVRDMRQTVAVGVIKSVEKKAASGGKVTKSAQKADKKK